The following are encoded together in the Malaya genurostris strain Urasoe2022 chromosome 3, Malgen_1.1, whole genome shotgun sequence genome:
- the LOC131436843 gene encoding ATP-dependent RNA helicase Ddx1, translating to MTAFEEFGVMPEIGQAIDEMEWMLPTDVQAEAIPLILGGGDVLMAAETGSGKTGAFCLPILQIVWERLRDIRDGKAGKAIGHRAKPWTLSYTDRGNALAITPDGLRCQSREFKEWHGSRCTTGVRGKGKYYYEATVTDEGLCRVGWSTENASLDLGTDRFGFGFGGTGKKSNCKQFDSYGEAFGKMDVIGCLLDLDNGEVSFTKNGTPLGLAFKINDGNLRNANFFPAVVLKNAEMAFNFGETDFKYSIPDGFVAVCKVSHDQLTLNPNTGDTSTSEDSLPKPNAPQALVIEPSRELAEQTFNQIQKFKKYLKDPEVRELLLIGGVQIKGQLEVLQKGVDIIVATPGRLEDLINNGYVLLSSCRFFVLDEADGLLKTGYTELIERLHKQIPKINADGCRLQMVVCSATLHSFEVKKLAEKLMHFPTWVDLKGEDAVPETVHHVVCAVDPQKDVSWQTMRTHVQTDGVHAKDNVRPGSNTAETLSEAVKMLKGEYTIKAINEHNMDRAIIFCRTKLDCDNMERYLRQVGGANYSCVCLHGDRKPNERKSNLEKFKNKQVKFLICTDVAARGLDVTGLPFIINVTLPDEKSNYVHRIGRVGRAERMGLAISLVSTVPEKVWYHGQWCASRGKNCWNTNLTDVKGCCMWYDEKMYLAEIEDHLNVTIQQIDKSLKVPMNEFDGKVTYGEKRLNTGSGYKDHVEQLTPVVQELAKLEREAQTLFVRRSLTVHQSA from the exons ATGACAGCATTCGAAG AGTTCGGTGTTATGCCGGAGATCGGTCAAGCGATTGATGAAATGGAATGGATGCTACCGACCGATGTACAGGCGGAAGCGATCCCCTTGATTCTGGGTGGTGGTGATGTGCTGATGGCCGCCGAAACGGGTAGCGGTAAGACCGGGGCTTTCTGTCTTCCCATTCTGCAGATTGTGTGGGAAAGACTGCGTGACATCCGCGATGGCAAGGCCGGCAAAGCAATTGGACATCGGGCAAAACCATGGACGCTGTCCTACACGGATCGCGGTAATGCGTTGGCCATCACTCCGGACGGACTGCGTTGTCAATCACGGGAATTCAAGGAATGGCACGGAAGTCGCTGTACGACTGGAGTACGTGGGAAGGGTAAATACTACTACGAAGCCACGGTAACCGACGAAGGACTCTGTCGGGTTGGTTGGTCGACGGAAAATGCCAGTTTGGATTTAGGAACGGATAGGTTTGGCTTTGGATTTGGAGGAACGGGAAAGAAGTCGAACTGCAAGCAGTTTGATAGTTACGGAGAAGCCTTTGGAAAAATGGATGTCATTGGATGTTTGCTTGACCTGGATAATGGGGAAGTTAGTTTCACTAAAAATGGTACTCCGTTAGGTTTAGCTTTTAAAATCAATGACGGAAACTTGCGAAATGCTAACTTTTTCCCAGCTGTTGTTTTGAAGAACGCTGAAATGGCTTTTAACTTTGGTGAGACCGATTTTAAGTATTCCATTCCGGATGGGTTCGTTGCAGTTTGCAAAGTATCCCATGACCAGTTAACATTGAATCCTAATACTGGTGATACTTCTACCTCGGAAGATAGTCTACCGAAACCAAACGCCCCCCAAGCACTCGTAATCgaaccatcgcgagagttagcCGAACAAACATTCAATCAAATTCAAAAGTTTAAAAAGTATTTAAAAGATCCCGAAGTCAGAGAATTACTATTGATCGGTGgcgttcaaattaaaggtcagtTGGAAGTTCTGCAGAAAGGTGTCGATATTATAGTAGCAACACCGGGTCGCCTGGAAGATTTAATTAATAACGGCTATGTTCTACTGAGTAGCTGTCGTTTTTTCGTCTTAGATGAAGCCGATGGCCTGCTTAAGACAGGTTATACGGAGCTGATCGAGCGTCTGCATAAGCAAATTCCCAAGATCAATGCTGATGGCTGTCGACTGCAAATGGTAGTGTGTAGTGCTACCCTGCACTCATTCGAAGTTAAAAAACTGGCCGAAAAATTGATGCACTTCCCTACTTGGGTGGATCTGAAAGGAGAGGACGCCGTTCCCGAAACGGTCCATCACGTCGTTTGTGCCGTGGATCCACAGAAAGATGTGAGCTGGCAAACAATGCGAACGCATGTTCAAACGGACGGTGTTCACGCGAAGGACAACGTACGCCCCGGCTCCAACACGGCGGAGACACTGTCAGAAGCGGTCAAAATGCTTAAAGGTGAATATACAATCAAAGCCATAAACGAGCATAACATGGACCGAGCGATTATTTTCTGTcgaactaaattggattgcgaCAATATGGAACGCTACCTACGCCAGGTCGGTGGTGCAAACTACTCTTGTGTTTGTTTGCACGGAGATCGCAAACCGAATGAGCGCAAGTCTAATCTGGAGAAGTTCAAGAATAAGCAAgtgaaatttttgatttgtaCCGATGTAGCCGCTCGTGGTCTCGATGTCACTG GTTTACCCTTCATTATTAACGTAACCCTGCCGGACGAGAAAAGCAACTACGTACACAGAATTGGTCGTGTAGGTCGCGCCGAACGTATGGGTCTAGCCATTTCACTGGTATCAACCGTTCCGGAGAAAGTTTGGTATCATGGACAGTGGTGTGCTTCGCGTGGGAAAAATTGCTGGAATACAAATCTGACCGATGTTAAAGGTTGTTGCATGTGGTACGATGAAAAAATGTATCTGGCAGAGATCGAAGATCATTTAAACGTAACAATACAACAGATCGATAAAAGTCTTAAGGTTCCGATGAATGAGTTTGATGGAAAGGTTACATACGGTGAAAAGCGACTGAACACTGGCTCTGGTTATAAGGATCACGTAGAGCAACTGACGCCAGTTGTACAGGAGCTGGCTAAATTAGAACGGGAAGCACAGACTTTGTTCGTGAGGCGAAGTTTGACGGTCCATCAAAGCGCATAA
- the LOC131435749 gene encoding RNA-binding motif protein, X-linked 2, which translates to MNPLTNMKNVLKLSEQDLKFGGKNSWHDQYKDSAWIFVGGLPSDLTEGDLLAVFSQYGEIVNINLIRDRKTGKSKGFSFICFEDQRSTILTVDNMNGIKLLGRTLRVDHVADYKPPKDDKADEETRKLYMEGCAPKYR; encoded by the coding sequence taatatgaaaaatgttCTCAAACTGAGCGAACAGGATTTGAAGTTCGGTGGTAAAAACTCCTGGCACGACCAGTATAAAGATAGTGCTTGGATCTTCGTCGGTGGATTACCATCCGACCTAACAGAGGGCGACCTGCTAGCAGTGTTTTCCCAATATGGAGAAATAGTCAACATTAACCTGATACGGGACAGGAAAACTGGTAAATCAAAAGGGTTCAGTTTCATCTGCTTCGAGGATCAACGGTCAACGATTTTAACGGTTGACAATATGAACGGAATCAAGCTGCTAGGGCGAACGTTACGGGTGGATCATGTTGCGGACTACAAACCACCGAAAGATGACAAAGCCGACGAGGAAACCCGCAAACTGTACATGGAGGGTTGCGCACCGAAGTATAGATAA